A window of Thermus filiformis genomic DNA:
TGGGGGCGGGCCCCCAGGCCCTGGCCCTCCTGGGGGCCCTGCCCTTCCTGGCCCAGCTCGCCGCCCCCCTGGCCCTCCTCCTAAAGGGAAGCCGGAAGGCCCTGGCGGTGCGGCTCAACCTCCTGGCTCGAAGCGGGTTCGCCCTGGCCCTCCTCCTCCCCCTGCTTCCCGAGGGGGTCCGGGTACCGGGGCTCCTTCTCGTCTCCGCCTTCTCCCAGCTCCTCTCCGCGCCCGTGGGGGTGCTCTGGCTGAGCTGGATGGCCGACCTGGTGCCCCCGGAAAAACGGGGGGCCTACTTCGGCCTCCGCAACGCCCTTTTGAGCCTGGTGGGCACCCTGGGCAACCTCCTCGGGGGGTATATGGTGGACCGCCTGCCCCGGCTGGGGTACCCCCTGGTCCTGGGGCTCGGGGTTCTCTCCGGCCTCCTCTCGGTGGGGGTCCTCAGGCTCCAGCCCGAGCCCAGACCCGCCCCCGCCGCCCCGCCCTGGCCCCAGCTGCAGGCCGCCCTCTCCGACCGGGCCTACCTCCGGTACCTCCTCCTGGTCCTGGCCTGGTTCCTGGCGGTCATGCTGGGCGGCCCCTTCGTCGTCCCGTACTTCCTCTCCTGGGGCGGCCTCTCCATGACCCAGGTGGGGCTTTGGACCGTGGTCTCGGCCTCCTCCGGCCTCCTCTTCGGACCCCTCTGGGGACGGGTGGCGGACCGGAGGGGCCACGCCTACGTCCTCTTCTGGACGGGGCTGGTGGCCGCCCTGATGCCCCTCTTCTGGCTCTCGGCCTCGGCGGCCTTCCCTTGGCCCATCTGGGCCAGCGCCCTCTTGGACGCCCTCGCCTGGAGCGGCCTTAACCCCGCCCTGACCAACCTGGCCCTGGGCCGGGCCCCCGCCTCGGCCCGGAACGGCTACCTGGCCCTCTTCTGGGTGGCCCTGGGCTTAGGCGGGATCCTGGGAAGCCTCCTGGCAGGGGGGCTTTCCGGTCCTTCCCGGCCCACCCCCTACCACCTGCCCATCCTGGCCTCGGCCCTCGCCCGGCTCCTGGTGGTGTTGTGGCTCTTCCCCAGGGAGCGCGCCTAATACCACCCCAGCTTGGCTTGCGCCAAGCTGGGGGCCCCGGTAAAGCCTTTCCCAAGCCCCATGACCAAGCCGCGCATGCGAAGGAAATGGCAGAAAAGGGTATAACACCCCAGGCCCCGCGCCAAGCTGGGGTGGCATCAGGAGGGGCCGATCCCCTTGCGCCGCATCTCCCCCCACTGGCCCCGCTTCCGGACCACCTGGAAGGTGGCCAGGAAGCGTTCCAGGGCCAGGACCTGGCGGTAGCCCAGGGTCTCCACCAGGGCGTAGAAGAGGAGGAGCACCCGGTCCCAAAGCCTCGGGTAGCGCTTGAGGAGGAGGGTTTCCATCCCGATCCCCAGCTGGGAGAGGAAGACCCCGAACCCCAGGGCCAGGAGGAGGAAGAGAAGGGCGAAGGGCCAGTTCACGAGGCCGAGCGCGGCGAAAAGGGGAAGGAGGAGGTAGCCCAGCACCTCCACCACCGGGGCCAAGGCCTCAAAGAAGAGGAAGTAGGGCATGGCCACGAGGCCCAGCCGGCCGTAGCGGGGGTTAAAGAGCATCTTTCGGTGCAGGAGGAGGACCTCCCATAGCCCCCGGTGCCAGCGGTTGCGCTGCCGCCTCAGGGTGCGCCAGTCCGAGGGGACCTCGGTGTAGCAGATGGGGTCGGGGGTGTAGAGGATGCGGTAGGGCCGCCCCTCCTCCCGGGCCGTGCGGTGGAGGCGGACCACCAGCTCCATGTCCTCGCCTACGGTGTCCGTGCGGTAGCCGCCCACCTTTAGGACCTCCTCCCGGCGGAAGACCCCAAAGGCCCCGGAGATGATGAGGAGGGCGTCCATGGCGCTCCACCCCGCCCGGCCCAGGAAGAAGGCCCGGGCGTACTCAATGATCTGCATTCTCTCCAGGAAACCCCGGGGAAGACCCAGGCTCTCCACCACCCCGTCCCGGACCACCGCCCCATTCAGAGGCCGGATCGTCCCGCCCACGGCCAAGACCCGGTCGTCCTCCAGGAAGAGGCGGCTCGCCCGGAGGAGGGCCTGGGCGTCCAAGAGGCTGTCCGCGTCCACCCCGGCGAAGAGGGGGTAGCGGGCCAGGTTGAGGCCCGCGTTTAGGGCGTCGGCCTTGCCGCCGTTCTCCTTGTCCACCACCAGGAGGTTGGGGTGTTTCAAGGAGCGGAAGACCCCCCGGACGGGCTTCGTTCCAAGGCGCCTACGGTAGACGGGGTTCACCTCCACCAGGGCGAAGGCCTCCTTCAGGACCTCGAGGGTCCGGTCCTTGGGCCCGTCGCAGACCACGATCACCTCAAACTCCGGGTAGTGGAGGGCGAGGAAGGAGCGCACCGAGGCCACGATGGTCTTCTCCTCGTTGTAGGTGGGCACCAGGATGGAGATGGGCAGGTAGGCCTCCCGCTCCAGGAGGTCCTTCAGGGCCACTTCGGAGAGCTCCCGGGCGTACCGGGCCACCATCCGGAGGCCGAAGAGGGCGAAGAGGGCGTAGAGGAGGTTGAGGAAGGCGAAGTACCAGAGGACAAGGACCTGGTAAAGGAAGAGCACCGTCTCCATCACGCCGCCTCCTCCAGGACCTGCCGGGCCATGGCCCGGGCGTAGGGGTCGGGGTGGGCGCGGGCGGCCTCGGCCAGGAGGTCCGGGTTCAGGGCCTTCAGGGCCTCGGCCGCCGCCCTTCGCACGTAGAAGGAGGGGTCGCCGAGCCGGTTCCAAAGCGCCTTTTCGGCCAGGTTTCCCAGAAGGGGCAGAACGCGCACCGCCTGGACCCTTAAGAACTCCTGGGGGGCGAAGAGGGCGGCCAGGACCTCCCCCTCGTAGCCCGAAGGCGGATGGCCGAGCCGCCAAAGCGCCCTCAAGGCCGCGGCCTTGAGCTCGGGGTCGGTTTCGGCCAGGAAGGGGAGGACCTTCTCCACCAGGTCGTGCCGCCTTAGGCGGCCCGTGGCCTCGAGGGCGGCCCAGCGCTCCCTAGGACCCCCCCGGTCCAGAAAGGCCTCCAGGACCGGGAGGGCGCGGTCCTCCAGAAGGAGGAGGATCTCCAAAAGCCCCCCCCGGGGAAGCCCGCTTCGGAGGAGGGCCTCCCCCAGAAGGGGGGCGTCCTCCGGCGCGGCCAGGCGGGCCGCGGCCCGGGCGGCGGCCAGGCGGAGGACGGGGTCCTTGTGCTCCAGGTAGGGCAGGAGGGCCGGTAGGGCCTCAGGAAACCGCGCCTGGGCCAGGGCGTCCATGGCCTCGAGGCGGGCGGGCCGGGAGGCGAGGCGGGACCGGAGGAGCCCTTCCCAGGGGGGACGGGCCTGGCGGAGCCAGTTCGTCACCTGTTCGGCCATCTCCCCCTTCAGGGTCTCCCGCAGGGAAAGGAGGGCCTCCAGGGCGGGCCGGGGCCAGGGAGGCGGAGGAAGGGGGCCGCCGAAGAGGGCCTCGGTGAAGCGGGCGAGCCAGGCCTCCCTCAGGGCCCGCTCCCGCCCCTCCTTGGCCTCGGTGTAGGCGTGGTAGAGGAGGATGTAGACCCCGAAGCCCCCCAGGACCAAGGCGGTGAGCCAGACGGAGAGGAGGAGGGCCCCCAGGGCCTGGCCGTAGGGCAGGGCCCCGAAGGCGCGCGCGGTGAGGACGAGGCCCAGATAGGCCAAGGCCGCCCCCTCCAGGAGGAGGGCCAGGAAAACCAGGAGGGCGTAGATCCATTCACCGCGCCGCCACACACTTCTCCAGTCTTAAGACGAGCTCTTTGGGGCTGAAGGGCTTGCTCAGGTAGTCCCGCGCCCCCAGGCGGAGGGCCTCGAGGACCGTCCGCTCCTGCTTGAGCCCGGAGAGGACCAAAACGGCCGGGGCCCCCTCCCGCCCGGAAAGCCGCCTCAGGAGGTCCAGGCCGTTTCCCCCGGGGAGGTTCAGGTCCAGGACCACGGCGTCAAAGGGCTCCTCCAGGGCCCTCTCCCCCTCGGCCAAGGTGCGGGCCAGGCGCACCTCGTGCCCGGCCTGGCGGAGGGCGAGCTCCAGCACCCTCGCCACCGCCGGGTCGTCCTCCACCACCAGCACGCGGGCCATCCCCGCCTTATTCTGACAGAACCTTCTCCAGAAGGGCCTTCACCTCCGGGTCGGGGTTCTTTTCCAGCTCGGCCCGGAGGAGGCGGACCGCCTCCTCCTTGTTTCCCTTTTCCAGGAGGACCTTGGCCAGGGTGAAGCGGGCCAAGGGGTAGGCGGGGTCGTCCCGCAACACCCCCCGCACCAGGGCCTCCGCCTGGGGGAGGTCGCCCCGGGCGAGGAGCACCTCAGCGAGGCCCCAGCGGGCGTCCAGGTGCCGGGGGTTCTCCTCTAGGGCCTCCCGGAAGGCTCTCTCCGCCTCGGAAAGCCGCCTCTGGTGGTAGAGGAGGCGGCCGTAGCGGGCCAGGGTGTCGGCGTTCGGAGCCAGGGAGAGGGCCTTCTGGTAAAGAAGGGCGGCCTCCTCATAGCGGGCAGGCCCCTGGAGGTAGAGGGCGAAGCCCAGCTCGGCTATGGCCTCCCAGTCGTCGGGGAAGACGGCCAAGGCCCGCCGGAGGAAGGCCTCCGCCCCCTTGGGGTCCTGGGGAAGCCGCTTCTTACCCTGGTAGAAGCTGTACCGCTCCCGGAAAAAGACGGGCTCGGAGGGGTAGCCGAGAAGCCCCGCCTCGTCCACCGCGTAGACCCGGGCCTGGGCCTCCCGGTCCTCCCGGGGGAGGTAGAGGTAGGGGCCCTGAAGGGAGGCGAAGAGGACCACCCGGTCCTGAGCCCGGACCTCGAGGCGGTAAGACCGGGCCCCGGCCACCGGGGTGAAGCGGAAGCGGACCCCGCCCGCCTCAGCCGCCCCCCGGAGGAGGGGGGCAGGGAGAAGCGGCCTCCGCACCGCCGTGCCCAGGACCGCCCCCTGCCCCTCCATAAGGCGCTCCTCGCCGAGCCGGACGCTTCCCGCGTAGAGGGAGAGCCGGGCCTTCCCCTCCCGGTCGGTGCGGAAGACCGTCCCCGTGGGCCGGACCTCGCCCTCGGGGGTGAGGAGGGTGAGGGCCGCCCCCCCGTGGCGGCGGACCTCCACCCCGCCCTCCTCCAGGAGGAGGCGGGCCCGCGCCCCCCCACCCCAGAGGCTCCGCCAGACCCAGGCCCGCCCCCGGGCCTCCGGGGTGAAGGCCAGCTCCGTCCCGGGAAGCCGGGCCACCTCCCCCGCGGGCAGGGACCCCCCGAAGGCCCTCCCCCCCAGGGGAGCCGGGTAGACCGGCAGGCGGGCCAGGGCCAAAAGGGCCAAAGCCAGGAGGAGGAGCCGGCCCATGGGGGCCCGCTCCCCCGGCCGGGGCCGGGGAAGGTAGAGGTAGAAGAGGCTCCCCTTCCCCGGGCGGCTCCGGAGCCGGACCCCGCCCCCGTGGGCCTCGAGGACCCGCTTCACCAGGGCCAGGCCCAGGCCACTCCCCTCCGCCTCCCCCCGGGTGGAGGCGCGGAAGAAGGGCTCAAAGACCCGCTCCTGCTCCTCCAAGGGGATGCCCGGACCGGTGTCGGCCACCGCCACCCCCACCTCCTCCCGGCCCAGGACCCCCCGGACCACCACCCGCCCCTTGGGGGGGGTGTACTTGACCGCGTTGTGGATCACGTTCAAGAGGGCCTGGTAAAGCCAGTCCGGGTCGCCGTAGACGGGGGCGGGCTTCCGGGGAAGGCGGAGGCGGAGCTCCACCCCCTTCCTCCGGGCCAGGGGCAGGACCTCCTCCGCCGCCTGCCGGGCCAGGCGGAAGAGGTCCAGCCGCTCGCTCTTAAGCCGCACCCCCTCCCCCAGGCTCAGGTACTCCCGGGCCTTCTCCACCAGGTCCCTTAGCCTCTTGGCGCTCTTCTCGGCGATCTCCAGAAGCTCCCTCACCCCGGG
This region includes:
- a CDS encoding MFS transporter produces the protein MDRALRLSLLEGLFAILFINWSTGVLVTGYALSLGAGPQALALLGALPFLAQLAAPLALLLKGSRKALAVRLNLLARSGFALALLLPLLPEGVRVPGLLLVSAFSQLLSAPVGVLWLSWMADLVPPEKRGAYFGLRNALLSLVGTLGNLLGGYMVDRLPRLGYPLVLGLGVLSGLLSVGVLRLQPEPRPAPAAPPWPQLQAALSDRAYLRYLLLVLAWFLAVMLGGPFVVPYFLSWGGLSMTQVGLWTVVSASSGLLFGPLWGRVADRRGHAYVLFWTGLVAALMPLFWLSASAAFPWPIWASALLDALAWSGLNPALTNLALGRAPASARNGYLALFWVALGLGGILGSLLAGGLSGPSRPTPYHLPILASALARLLVVLWLFPRERA
- a CDS encoding glycosyltransferase family 2 protein, with product METVLFLYQVLVLWYFAFLNLLYALFALFGLRMVARYARELSEVALKDLLEREAYLPISILVPTYNEEKTIVASVRSFLALHYPEFEVIVVCDGPKDRTLEVLKEAFALVEVNPVYRRRLGTKPVRGVFRSLKHPNLLVVDKENGGKADALNAGLNLARYPLFAGVDADSLLDAQALLRASRLFLEDDRVLAVGGTIRPLNGAVVRDGVVESLGLPRGFLERMQIIEYARAFFLGRAGWSAMDALLIISGAFGVFRREEVLKVGGYRTDTVGEDMELVVRLHRTAREEGRPYRILYTPDPICYTEVPSDWRTLRRQRNRWHRGLWEVLLLHRKMLFNPRYGRLGLVAMPYFLFFEALAPVVEVLGYLLLPLFAALGLVNWPFALLFLLLALGFGVFLSQLGIGMETLLLKRYPRLWDRVLLLFYALVETLGYRQVLALERFLATFQVVRKRGQWGEMRRKGIGPS
- a CDS encoding HEAT repeat domain-containing protein — protein: MWRRGEWIYALLVFLALLLEGAALAYLGLVLTARAFGALPYGQALGALLLSVWLTALVLGGFGVYILLYHAYTEAKEGRERALREAWLARFTEALFGGPLPPPPWPRPALEALLSLRETLKGEMAEQVTNWLRQARPPWEGLLRSRLASRPARLEAMDALAQARFPEALPALLPYLEHKDPVLRLAAARAAARLAAPEDAPLLGEALLRSGLPRGGLLEILLLLEDRALPVLEAFLDRGGPRERWAALEATGRLRRHDLVEKVLPFLAETDPELKAAALRALWRLGHPPSGYEGEVLAALFAPQEFLRVQAVRVLPLLGNLAEKALWNRLGDPSFYVRRAAAEALKALNPDLLAEAARAHPDPYARAMARQVLEEAA
- a CDS encoding response regulator transcription factor; the protein is MARVLVVEDDPAVARVLELALRQAGHEVRLARTLAEGERALEEPFDAVVLDLNLPGGNGLDLLRRLSGREGAPAVLVLSGLKQERTVLEALRLGARDYLSKPFSPKELVLRLEKCVAAR
- a CDS encoding ATP-binding protein; this encodes MVTDRQPPGSPAFLARLAERYPVVFVLREGRIPPERPPSGIKVYEDPDLTLYWQGPPPRPELLEALRLLASLHGELFRLKERELALEKALADQNRLVRFLLHELKNPLMALLGALELALEMQDEVSPGVRELLEIAEKSAKRLRDLVEKAREYLSLGEGVRLKSERLDLFRLARQAAEEVLPLARRKGVELRLRLPRKPAPVYGDPDWLYQALLNVIHNAVKYTPPKGRVVVRGVLGREEVGVAVADTGPGIPLEEQERVFEPFFRASTRGEAEGSGLGLALVKRVLEAHGGGVRLRSRPGKGSLFYLYLPRPRPGERAPMGRLLLLALALLALARLPVYPAPLGGRAFGGSLPAGEVARLPGTELAFTPEARGRAWVWRSLWGGGARARLLLEEGGVEVRRHGGAALTLLTPEGEVRPTGTVFRTDREGKARLSLYAGSVRLGEERLMEGQGAVLGTAVRRPLLPAPLLRGAAEAGGVRFRFTPVAGARSYRLEVRAQDRVVLFASLQGPYLYLPREDREAQARVYAVDEAGLLGYPSEPVFFRERYSFYQGKKRLPQDPKGAEAFLRRALAVFPDDWEAIAELGFALYLQGPARYEEAALLYQKALSLAPNADTLARYGRLLYHQRRLSEAERAFREALEENPRHLDARWGLAEVLLARGDLPQAEALVRGVLRDDPAYPLARFTLAKVLLEKGNKEEAVRLLRAELEKNPDPEVKALLEKVLSE